Proteins encoded within one genomic window of Humulus lupulus chromosome 1, drHumLupu1.1, whole genome shotgun sequence:
- the LOC133798243 gene encoding extra-large guanine nucleotide-binding protein 1-like, whose amino-acid sequence MAAILRKLRPTKTSSVPVNEEDDAFNVEYSIALEYHGPPVTYNIPHAAPVDFDHIPTAAAAAMIASASPFNGSSVPVIQPIMKRKPETGPEAEPQVVIRSNSNPRLTDSILQISGNLQVPDDISGAGEEADEGFEDYMNPTNWESTESGLSSRSLSSEVFSHKAEDEDCGGETPHHVRRVSVVTFRDPDSNDVVENTEWSESGEVQAREERPIAVRTGKKGSCYRCDTGNRFTGKELCIVCGAKYCSSCVLRAMGSMPEGRKCVTCIGHRVDERNRWKLGKRSRLLKRLLTDLEVEQIMKSELLSKANQLPANLVFVNDEALNQEELVRLQGCSNPPRKLKPGSYWYDNVSGFWGKQGRVYSQIISPQLNIGGHIKKNASNGNTNIMINNREITKTELGILRLAGVPCEGNLHYWVDRDGSYQEEGMNNVKGKIWDKVTVKIACAFLSLPIPSDSSNPSTEEGDTALPPQNQLEEKMVYKFLLVGSDQCGTSTIFKQAKFLYNVPFTEDERQNIKWMIQAKLYSYLGILLEGRDKFEEECLFEMEKEKLNRPGPSEVRGETEQTTIYSISQRLKAFSDWLLKVMASGNLEAIFPAATREYAQFVEDLWNDPAIQETYNRRNELEMLPRNATYFLNRAIEISRTDYTPSDMDILYAEGITSSNSVASVEFSCPKMEQESMVEASFQRDALMRCQLIRVHPRSLGENCKWLQMFEDVDIVLFCISLSDYAEFVEDGNGGLVNKMMASKQLFESIVTHPSFEKKEFLVLLNKYDLLEEKIERVPLSFCEWFQEFQPAISYNPSSSSSNTNNTTLAHRAFQYVAMKFKRLFHSLTDRKLFVSLINGLESETVEEALKYGGEILKWVEDKPKMIADQQISSTSIEASSSS is encoded by the exons ATGGCAGCCATTTTGAGAAAATTGCGTCCAACTAAGACTTCTTCAGTTCCCGTTAATGAAGAAGATGATGCTTTTAACGTTGAATATTCTATAGCCTTGGAGTACCATGGCCCTCCCGTAACTTACAATATCCCACATGCTGCGCCCGTTGACTTCGACCACATCCCCACAGCCGCAGCCGCCGCCATGATCGCTTCGGCCTCTCCGTTCAACGGGTCTTCAGTCCCGGTAATCCAACCAATCATGAAAAGGAAGCCGGAGACTGGACCTGAAGCAGAGCCCCAAGTTGTAATTCGTTCAAACTCAAACCCAAGGTTAACAGACAGTATCCTCCAAATTTCCGGCAACCTACAAGTACCCGACGATATTTCTGGCGCCGGAGAGGAAGCTGATGAAGGGTTTGAGGATTACATGAACCCCACGAACTGGGAATCGACAGAATCTGGTTTAAGCTCGCGGAGTCTCTCGTCTGAGGTTTTTTCTCACAAGGCGGAAGACGAAGATTGCGGCGGTGAGACTCCTCACCATGTGAGAAGGGTTTCGGTGGTGACTTTCCGTGATCCGGACTCGAACGACGTCGTTGAGAATACAGAGTGGAGTGAGTCTGGTGAGGTTCAGGCTCGGGAGGAGAGGCCTATAGCCGTGAGAACAGGGAAAAAGGGGTCCTGTTATAGATGCGATACAGGGAATCGATTCACTGGGAAAGAGCTTTGTATTGTCTGTGGAGCTAAGTACTGTTCTAGTTGTGTGCTGAGAGCTATGGGGTCGATGCCCGAAGGAAGAAAATGCGTTACTTGTATTGGTCATAGAGTCGATGAACGAAACAGGTGGAAACTGGGAAAGCGTTCAAGGTTGCTTAAGAGATTACTCACTGATTTAGAGGTAGAGCAGATAATGAAATCGGAGTTGTTGAGTAAGGCCAATCAGCTTCCTGCGAATTTGGTCTTTGTTAATGATGAGGCTCTTAATCAAGAAGAGTTGGTTCGATTACAGGGTTGCTCAAACCCACCTAGAAAGCTAAAACCCGGATCTTATTGGTACGATAATGTGTCTGGTTTTTGGGGAAAG CAAGGACGAGTGTATAGCCAAATTATTAGTCCCCAGCTTAATATTGGgggtcatattaaaaaaaatgctagCAACGGGAACACCAATATTATGATAAACAATAGGGAGATTACCAAAACTGAGCTCGGGATACTGCGG TTGGCAGGAGTGCCTTGTGAGGGAAATCTTCACTATTGGGTAGACCGAGATGGGTCCTATCAAGAAGAAGGAATGAACAATGTCAAAGGAAAAATTTGGGATAAA GTCACAGTCAAGATAGCTTGTGCTTTCTTGTCTTTGCCAATTCCTTCTGATTCTTCAAATCCATCAACGGAAGAAGGGGACACCGCTCTCCCTCCCCAAAATCAGTTAGAGGAGAAAATGGTTTACAAGTTTCTCCTAGTTGGTTCTGATCAGTGTGGAACAAGTACTATATTTAAACAG GCTAAGTTTCTCTACAATGTTCCCTTTACTGAAGACGAAAGGCAAAACATTAAATGGATGATTCAAGCCAAGTTGTACAGCTATCTTGGCATACTGCTTGAAGGACGAGACAAATTCGAAGAAGAATGTTTGTTTGAAATGGAAAAGGAAAAGCTCAATCGACCTGGCCCTTCAG AGGTTAGAGGGGAGACTGAGCAAACCACCATCTATTCAATTAGCCAACGATTGAAAGCTTTCTCAGATTGGCTGCTTAAAGTGATGGCTTCAGGTAACTTGGAGGCCATATTTCCGGCTGCTACTCGTGAATATGCACAGTTCGTTGAGGATCTGTGGAATGACCCTGCCATTCAAGAAACATACAATCGGAGAAACGAACTGGAAATGCTTCCCCGAAATGCTACATATTTCCTAAATCGG GCTATTGAGATCTCAAGAACAGATTACACTCCCTCTGACATGGATATCTTGTATGCTGAGGGAATTACCTCATCCAACAGTGTTGCTTCGGTAGAGTTTTCATGTCCCAAAATGGAGCAAGAGAGCATGGTGGAGGCTTCTTTTCAGCGTGATGCCTTGATGAG GTGCCAACTCATAAGAGTTCATCCAAGAAGCTTGGGAGAAAACTGCAAGTGGCTGCAGATGTTTGAAGACGTAGACATAGTGCTGTTCTGCATTTCTCTATCAGACTATGCTGAATTTGTAGAGGATGGAAATGGAGGCCTGGTTAACAAGATGATGGCGAGCAAGCAGCTCTTCGAGAGCATAGTAACTCACCCGTCATTCGAGAAGAAAGAATTTCTTGTGTTACTCAACAAGTATGATCTGCTGGAGGAGAAGATTGAGCGTGTCCCGCTTTCATTCTGCGAATGGTTTCAGGAGTTCCAACCAGCTATCAGCTACAATcctagcagtagcagcagcaacacTAACAACACCACTTTGGCTCACAGAGCTTTTCAGTATGTTGCCATGAAGTTCAAAAGACTGTTCCATTCTTTGACTGATAGAAAGCTCTTTGTCTCTTTGATTAATGGATTGGAGTCTGAGACGGTTGAAGAAGCTCTTAAATATGGTGGCGAGATTCTCAAATGGGTTGAAGACAAACCAAAGATGATTGCTGATCAACAGATTTCTTCTACTAGCATCGAGGCTAGTTCTTCCTCATAA